The Oryzias latipes chromosome 1, ASM223467v1 genome contains a region encoding:
- the uso1 gene encoding general vesicular transport factor p115 isoform X2 codes for MNFLRGVMGGQAAGPQPTGAETIQKLCDRVASSTLLEDRRDAVRALKSLSKKYRMEVGTQAMDHLVTILQTDRSDSEILGYSLDTLYNIICNDEEEEQDENTQKQTDDLCALFTEKFLQDPERITLLLTLLEEFDFHVRWPAVKLLTALLKSQGAQVQGIILVSPMGVSRLMDLLADSREVIRNDGLLLLQQLTRGNAAIQKIVAFENAFERLLDIITEEGSSDGGIVVEDCLLLLLNLLKNNSSNQNFFKEGSYIQRMKPWFEVGDDNSGWSAQKVTNLHLMLQLVRVMVSPVNSPGATASCQKCMFQCGLLQQLCTILMATGVPADILTETINTVSEVIRGSQINQDYFASVNAPSSPPRPAIVVLLMSMVNERQPFVLRCAVLYCFQCFLYKNQKGQGEIVATLLPSTIDANSISAGQLLCGGLFSADSLSNWCAAVALAHALQDNLTQKEQLLRVQLATSLGKPPVSLLQQCTNILSQGDKIVRRGSKVQTRVGLLMLLCTWISNCPIAVTHFLHNQDNVPFLTAQISENLGEDERLVQGLCALLLGICIYHNDNSLENYTKEKLKQLIEKRIGKENFVEKLGFITKHELYSRAALKPQPVFPSPEQMLFDHEFTKLVKDLEGVITKAVHKSTEEDKKEEEVKKTLEQHDNIVTRYKELIREQDAQIQELKEQVAALSSQHEQMQATVAQQLSQIQQHKDQYNILKLKLGKESPSQGDGSQQNGLQTEELSQLREELDELRKQHAVLQTQLAERDALITTLQSSSQTTESPAGGSDNTELLQELEALRSQVQSQSSEISHLKTERQELLTRAEAEPSDTAPPSASAELESRLAAQTSETEKMKRSVAELEQQLAASTSTAAILQTEKEKLQSEVQESKKEQDDLLMLLADQDQKIHSLKKRLKDLGETVEDEDDLDTKDQTSDDDDEEEDEDDK; via the exons ATGAACTTTCTCAGGGGAGTGATGGGAGGGCAGGCTGCCGGGCCGCAACCCACCGGAGCTGAGACG ATCCAGAAGTTGTGTGACAGGGTTGCTTCCTCAACACTCCTGGAGGACCGAAGGGACGCTGTCCGGGCCCTCAAATCCCTTTCTAAG aaatacCGCATGGAAGTTGGCACACAGGCCATGGATCACCTGGTTACCATATTGCAGACTGACAG ATCTGACTCTGAAATCCTTGGCTATTCTTTGGACACACTctacaacatcatctgcaatgATGAGGAAGAAGAACAAG ATGAGAATACCCAGAAGCAGACAGACGACCTCTGCGCCCTGTTTACAGAGAAGTTCCTTCAGGATCCTGAGCGAATCACGCTGCTCCTCACCCTTCTGGAG GAGTTTGACTTCCACGTGCGTTGGCCTGCGGTGAAGTTGCTGACGGCTCTTTTGAAGAGTCAAGGCGCCCAAGTGCAAGGCATCATTCTCGTCAGCCCCATGG GTGTTTCCAGATTGATGGACCTGTTAGCAGACTCCAGAGAAGTAATTCGCAATGAT GGCTTACTGCTGCTCCAGCAGCTAACCAGAGGCAACGCAGCCATTCAGAAAATCGTGGCTTTTGAGAACGCCTTTGAACGCCTCCTAGATATCATCACGGAGGAGGGCAGCAGCGATGGAG GTATTGTGGTGGAGGATTGTTTGTTGTTGCTGCTCAACCTGCTAAAGAACAACAGCTCTAACCAGAACTTCTTTAAGGAGGGCTCTTACATCCAGAGAATGAAGCCCTGGTTTGAGGTTGGGGATGATAACTCTGGCTGGTCCGCACAGAAGGTCACTAACCTCCACCTCATGCTGCAG CTGGTGCGAGTGATGGTGTCTCCAGTGAACTCCCCTGGAGCTACAGCGAGCTGTCAGAAGTGCATGTTCCAGTGTGGCTTGTTGCAACAGCTGTGCACCATCCTCATGGCCACCGGTGTGCCCGCCGATATCCTAACAGAG ACTATAAACACAGTTTCGGAGGTGATCAGAGGCTCACAGATCAACCAGGACTACTTTGCCTCAGTCAACGCCCCTTCAAGCCCTCCACG accAGCCATCGTGGTGCTGCTCATGTCCATGGTGAATGAGAGGCAGCCGTTTGTGCTTCGTTGTGCAGTTCTTTACtgtttccagtgtttcctctacAAAAACCAGAAGGGTCAGGGGGAGATCGTGGCTACACTACTTCCCTCAACCATCGATG CCAATTCTATCTCTGCTGGTCAGCTCCTGTGTGGAGGTCTGTTCTCAGCAGACTCCCTGTCTAACTGGTGTGCTGCCGTGGCCCTGGCCCATGCTCTCCAGGACAACCTCACTCAGAAGGAACAGTTGCTTCGAGTTCAGCTCGCTACCAGCCTGGGCAAACCTCCCGTGTCCCTGCTGCAGCAGTGCACCAACATCCTGTCCCAG GGTGATAAGATCGTCCGACGG ggcagcaaaGTCCAGACCAGGGTGGGCCTCCTCATGCTGCTGTGCACATGGATCAGCAACTGTCCCATTGCTGTCACGCACTTCCTGCACAACCAGGATAACGTTCCCTTT CTGACGGCTCAGATCTCTGAGAACCTGGGAGAAGACGAGAGGCTGGTGCAGGGCCTTTGTGCGCTGCTGCTCGGCATCTGTATCTATCATAACGATAACTCACTGGAAAACTACACCAA GGAGAAGCTAAAGCAGCTGATTGAGAAGCGCATCGGAAAGGAGAACTTTGTGGAGAAGCTGGGCTTCATCACCAAACATGAACTGTATTCGCGGGCGGCCCTAAAGCCGCAGCCCGTCTTCCCGTCGCCGGAGCAGATGCTGTTCGACCACGAGTTCACCAAGCTGGTCAAAGACCTGGAAG GGGTGATCACCAAAGCGGTTCACAAGTCCACCGAGGAGGacaaaaaggaggaagaggtgAAGAAGACGTTGGAGCAGCACGACAACATCGTAACTCGATACAAGGAGCTGATCAGAGAACAG GATGCTCAGAtccaggagctgaaggagcaggTAGCAGCTCTGTCCTCCCAGCACGAGCAGATGCAGGCCACTGTCGCACAGCAGCTATCCCAGATCCAGCAGCACAAAGACCAGTACAACATCCTGAAGCTGAAACTAG GTAAGGAGAGTCCGAGTCAGGGGGACGGCTCCCAGCAGAACGGACTGCAGACCGAGGAGCTCTCTCAGCTCAGAGAGGAGCTGGACGAGCTCCGCAAGCAGCACGCAGTCCTGCAGACGCAACTCGCCGAGCGAGACGCACTAATCACCACCCTG CAGTCGAGCTCCCAGACGACAGAGAGCCCGGCAGGAGGATCAGACaacacagagctgctgcag gagctggaggcTTTACGGAGTCAGGTTCAGTCCCAGTCGTCAGAAATCAGTCATCTAAAGACGGAGAGGCAGGAGCTGCTCACAAGAGCAGAAGCTGAG CCATCTGACACGGCGCCCCCCAGCGCTTCAGCAGAACTGGAGAGCAGACTGGCAGCACAGACATCTGAGACGGAGAAGATGAAG AGGAGCGTGGCTgagctggagcagcagctggcTGCTTCCACGAGCACGGCGGCCATCCTgcagacagaaaaggaaaagctgCAGTCCGAGGTCCAGGAGTCCAAGAAGGAGCAGGACGACTTGCTGATGCTGCTGGCGGACCAGGACCAGAAGATCCACAGCCTCAAGAAGAGACTCAAGGACCTGGGAGAAACG GTGGAAGATGAAGACGACCTCGACACCAAGGACCAGACGTCAGATGATGAtgacgaggaggaggatgaagatgataaataa
- the uso1 gene encoding general vesicular transport factor p115 isoform X4, whose protein sequence is MNFLRGVMGGQAAGPQPTGAETIQKLCDRVASSTLLEDRRDAVRALKSLSKKYRMEVGTQAMDHLVTILQTDRSDSEILGYSLDTLYNIICNDEEEEQDENTQKQTDDLCALFTEKFLQDPERITLLLTLLEEFDFHVRWPAVKLLTALLKSQGAQVQGIILVSPMGVSRLMDLLADSREVIRNDGLLLLQQLTRGNAAIQKIVAFENAFERLLDIITEEGSSDGGIVVEDCLLLLLNLLKNNSSNQNFFKEGSYIQRMKPWFEVGDDNSGWSAQKVTNLHLMLQLVRVMVSPVNSPGATASCQKCMFQCGLLQQLCTILMATGVPADILTETINTVSEVIRGSQINQDYFASVNAPSSPPRPAIVVLLMSMVNERQPFVLRCAVLYCFQCFLYKNQKGQGEIVATLLPSTIDANSISAGQLLCGGLFSADSLSNWCAAVALAHALQDNLTQKEQLLRVQLATSLGKPPVSLLQQCTNILSQGSKVQTRVGLLMLLCTWISNCPIAVTHFLHNQDNVPFLTAQISENLGEDERLVQGLCALLLGICIYHNDNSLENYTKEKLKQLIEKRIGKENFVEKLGFITKHELYSRAALKPQPVFPSPEQMLFDHEFTKLVKDLEGVITKAVHKSTEEDKKEEEVKKTLEQHDNIVTRYKELIREQDAQIQELKEQVAALSSQHEQMQATVAQQLSQIQQHKDQYNILKLKLGKESPSQGDGSQQNGLQTEELSQLREELDELRKQHAVLQTQLAERDALITTLQSSSQTTESPAGGSDNTELLQELEALRSQVQSQSSEISHLKTERQELLTRAEAEPSDTAPPSASAELESRLAAQTSETEKMKRSVAELEQQLAASTSTAAILQTEKEKLQSEVQESKKEQDDLLMLLADQDQKIHSLKKRLKDLGETVEDEDDLDTKDQTSDDDDEEEDEDDK, encoded by the exons ATGAACTTTCTCAGGGGAGTGATGGGAGGGCAGGCTGCCGGGCCGCAACCCACCGGAGCTGAGACG ATCCAGAAGTTGTGTGACAGGGTTGCTTCCTCAACACTCCTGGAGGACCGAAGGGACGCTGTCCGGGCCCTCAAATCCCTTTCTAAG aaatacCGCATGGAAGTTGGCACACAGGCCATGGATCACCTGGTTACCATATTGCAGACTGACAG ATCTGACTCTGAAATCCTTGGCTATTCTTTGGACACACTctacaacatcatctgcaatgATGAGGAAGAAGAACAAG ATGAGAATACCCAGAAGCAGACAGACGACCTCTGCGCCCTGTTTACAGAGAAGTTCCTTCAGGATCCTGAGCGAATCACGCTGCTCCTCACCCTTCTGGAG GAGTTTGACTTCCACGTGCGTTGGCCTGCGGTGAAGTTGCTGACGGCTCTTTTGAAGAGTCAAGGCGCCCAAGTGCAAGGCATCATTCTCGTCAGCCCCATGG GTGTTTCCAGATTGATGGACCTGTTAGCAGACTCCAGAGAAGTAATTCGCAATGAT GGCTTACTGCTGCTCCAGCAGCTAACCAGAGGCAACGCAGCCATTCAGAAAATCGTGGCTTTTGAGAACGCCTTTGAACGCCTCCTAGATATCATCACGGAGGAGGGCAGCAGCGATGGAG GTATTGTGGTGGAGGATTGTTTGTTGTTGCTGCTCAACCTGCTAAAGAACAACAGCTCTAACCAGAACTTCTTTAAGGAGGGCTCTTACATCCAGAGAATGAAGCCCTGGTTTGAGGTTGGGGATGATAACTCTGGCTGGTCCGCACAGAAGGTCACTAACCTCCACCTCATGCTGCAG CTGGTGCGAGTGATGGTGTCTCCAGTGAACTCCCCTGGAGCTACAGCGAGCTGTCAGAAGTGCATGTTCCAGTGTGGCTTGTTGCAACAGCTGTGCACCATCCTCATGGCCACCGGTGTGCCCGCCGATATCCTAACAGAG ACTATAAACACAGTTTCGGAGGTGATCAGAGGCTCACAGATCAACCAGGACTACTTTGCCTCAGTCAACGCCCCTTCAAGCCCTCCACG accAGCCATCGTGGTGCTGCTCATGTCCATGGTGAATGAGAGGCAGCCGTTTGTGCTTCGTTGTGCAGTTCTTTACtgtttccagtgtttcctctacAAAAACCAGAAGGGTCAGGGGGAGATCGTGGCTACACTACTTCCCTCAACCATCGATG CCAATTCTATCTCTGCTGGTCAGCTCCTGTGTGGAGGTCTGTTCTCAGCAGACTCCCTGTCTAACTGGTGTGCTGCCGTGGCCCTGGCCCATGCTCTCCAGGACAACCTCACTCAGAAGGAACAGTTGCTTCGAGTTCAGCTCGCTACCAGCCTGGGCAAACCTCCCGTGTCCCTGCTGCAGCAGTGCACCAACATCCTGTCCCAG ggcagcaaaGTCCAGACCAGGGTGGGCCTCCTCATGCTGCTGTGCACATGGATCAGCAACTGTCCCATTGCTGTCACGCACTTCCTGCACAACCAGGATAACGTTCCCTTT CTGACGGCTCAGATCTCTGAGAACCTGGGAGAAGACGAGAGGCTGGTGCAGGGCCTTTGTGCGCTGCTGCTCGGCATCTGTATCTATCATAACGATAACTCACTGGAAAACTACACCAA GGAGAAGCTAAAGCAGCTGATTGAGAAGCGCATCGGAAAGGAGAACTTTGTGGAGAAGCTGGGCTTCATCACCAAACATGAACTGTATTCGCGGGCGGCCCTAAAGCCGCAGCCCGTCTTCCCGTCGCCGGAGCAGATGCTGTTCGACCACGAGTTCACCAAGCTGGTCAAAGACCTGGAAG GGGTGATCACCAAAGCGGTTCACAAGTCCACCGAGGAGGacaaaaaggaggaagaggtgAAGAAGACGTTGGAGCAGCACGACAACATCGTAACTCGATACAAGGAGCTGATCAGAGAACAG GATGCTCAGAtccaggagctgaaggagcaggTAGCAGCTCTGTCCTCCCAGCACGAGCAGATGCAGGCCACTGTCGCACAGCAGCTATCCCAGATCCAGCAGCACAAAGACCAGTACAACATCCTGAAGCTGAAACTAG GTAAGGAGAGTCCGAGTCAGGGGGACGGCTCCCAGCAGAACGGACTGCAGACCGAGGAGCTCTCTCAGCTCAGAGAGGAGCTGGACGAGCTCCGCAAGCAGCACGCAGTCCTGCAGACGCAACTCGCCGAGCGAGACGCACTAATCACCACCCTG CAGTCGAGCTCCCAGACGACAGAGAGCCCGGCAGGAGGATCAGACaacacagagctgctgcag gagctggaggcTTTACGGAGTCAGGTTCAGTCCCAGTCGTCAGAAATCAGTCATCTAAAGACGGAGAGGCAGGAGCTGCTCACAAGAGCAGAAGCTGAG CCATCTGACACGGCGCCCCCCAGCGCTTCAGCAGAACTGGAGAGCAGACTGGCAGCACAGACATCTGAGACGGAGAAGATGAAG AGGAGCGTGGCTgagctggagcagcagctggcTGCTTCCACGAGCACGGCGGCCATCCTgcagacagaaaaggaaaagctgCAGTCCGAGGTCCAGGAGTCCAAGAAGGAGCAGGACGACTTGCTGATGCTGCTGGCGGACCAGGACCAGAAGATCCACAGCCTCAAGAAGAGACTCAAGGACCTGGGAGAAACG GTGGAAGATGAAGACGACCTCGACACCAAGGACCAGACGTCAGATGATGAtgacgaggaggaggatgaagatgataaataa
- the uso1 gene encoding general vesicular transport factor p115 isoform X1: MNFLRGVMGGQAAGPQPTGAETIQKLCDRVASSTLLEDRRDAVRALKSLSKKYRMEVGTQAMDHLVTILQTDRSDSEILGYSLDTLYNIICNDEEEEQDESEDENTQKQTDDLCALFTEKFLQDPERITLLLTLLEEFDFHVRWPAVKLLTALLKSQGAQVQGIILVSPMGVSRLMDLLADSREVIRNDGLLLLQQLTRGNAAIQKIVAFENAFERLLDIITEEGSSDGGIVVEDCLLLLLNLLKNNSSNQNFFKEGSYIQRMKPWFEVGDDNSGWSAQKVTNLHLMLQLVRVMVSPVNSPGATASCQKCMFQCGLLQQLCTILMATGVPADILTETINTVSEVIRGSQINQDYFASVNAPSSPPRPAIVVLLMSMVNERQPFVLRCAVLYCFQCFLYKNQKGQGEIVATLLPSTIDANSISAGQLLCGGLFSADSLSNWCAAVALAHALQDNLTQKEQLLRVQLATSLGKPPVSLLQQCTNILSQGDKIVRRGSKVQTRVGLLMLLCTWISNCPIAVTHFLHNQDNVPFLTAQISENLGEDERLVQGLCALLLGICIYHNDNSLENYTKEKLKQLIEKRIGKENFVEKLGFITKHELYSRAALKPQPVFPSPEQMLFDHEFTKLVKDLEGVITKAVHKSTEEDKKEEEVKKTLEQHDNIVTRYKELIREQDAQIQELKEQVAALSSQHEQMQATVAQQLSQIQQHKDQYNILKLKLGKESPSQGDGSQQNGLQTEELSQLREELDELRKQHAVLQTQLAERDALITTLQSSSQTTESPAGGSDNTELLQELEALRSQVQSQSSEISHLKTERQELLTRAEAEPSDTAPPSASAELESRLAAQTSETEKMKRSVAELEQQLAASTSTAAILQTEKEKLQSEVQESKKEQDDLLMLLADQDQKIHSLKKRLKDLGETVEDEDDLDTKDQTSDDDDEEEDEDDK; the protein is encoded by the exons ATGAACTTTCTCAGGGGAGTGATGGGAGGGCAGGCTGCCGGGCCGCAACCCACCGGAGCTGAGACG ATCCAGAAGTTGTGTGACAGGGTTGCTTCCTCAACACTCCTGGAGGACCGAAGGGACGCTGTCCGGGCCCTCAAATCCCTTTCTAAG aaatacCGCATGGAAGTTGGCACACAGGCCATGGATCACCTGGTTACCATATTGCAGACTGACAG ATCTGACTCTGAAATCCTTGGCTATTCTTTGGACACACTctacaacatcatctgcaatgATGAGGAAGAAGAACAAG ATGAATCAGAAG ATGAGAATACCCAGAAGCAGACAGACGACCTCTGCGCCCTGTTTACAGAGAAGTTCCTTCAGGATCCTGAGCGAATCACGCTGCTCCTCACCCTTCTGGAG GAGTTTGACTTCCACGTGCGTTGGCCTGCGGTGAAGTTGCTGACGGCTCTTTTGAAGAGTCAAGGCGCCCAAGTGCAAGGCATCATTCTCGTCAGCCCCATGG GTGTTTCCAGATTGATGGACCTGTTAGCAGACTCCAGAGAAGTAATTCGCAATGAT GGCTTACTGCTGCTCCAGCAGCTAACCAGAGGCAACGCAGCCATTCAGAAAATCGTGGCTTTTGAGAACGCCTTTGAACGCCTCCTAGATATCATCACGGAGGAGGGCAGCAGCGATGGAG GTATTGTGGTGGAGGATTGTTTGTTGTTGCTGCTCAACCTGCTAAAGAACAACAGCTCTAACCAGAACTTCTTTAAGGAGGGCTCTTACATCCAGAGAATGAAGCCCTGGTTTGAGGTTGGGGATGATAACTCTGGCTGGTCCGCACAGAAGGTCACTAACCTCCACCTCATGCTGCAG CTGGTGCGAGTGATGGTGTCTCCAGTGAACTCCCCTGGAGCTACAGCGAGCTGTCAGAAGTGCATGTTCCAGTGTGGCTTGTTGCAACAGCTGTGCACCATCCTCATGGCCACCGGTGTGCCCGCCGATATCCTAACAGAG ACTATAAACACAGTTTCGGAGGTGATCAGAGGCTCACAGATCAACCAGGACTACTTTGCCTCAGTCAACGCCCCTTCAAGCCCTCCACG accAGCCATCGTGGTGCTGCTCATGTCCATGGTGAATGAGAGGCAGCCGTTTGTGCTTCGTTGTGCAGTTCTTTACtgtttccagtgtttcctctacAAAAACCAGAAGGGTCAGGGGGAGATCGTGGCTACACTACTTCCCTCAACCATCGATG CCAATTCTATCTCTGCTGGTCAGCTCCTGTGTGGAGGTCTGTTCTCAGCAGACTCCCTGTCTAACTGGTGTGCTGCCGTGGCCCTGGCCCATGCTCTCCAGGACAACCTCACTCAGAAGGAACAGTTGCTTCGAGTTCAGCTCGCTACCAGCCTGGGCAAACCTCCCGTGTCCCTGCTGCAGCAGTGCACCAACATCCTGTCCCAG GGTGATAAGATCGTCCGACGG ggcagcaaaGTCCAGACCAGGGTGGGCCTCCTCATGCTGCTGTGCACATGGATCAGCAACTGTCCCATTGCTGTCACGCACTTCCTGCACAACCAGGATAACGTTCCCTTT CTGACGGCTCAGATCTCTGAGAACCTGGGAGAAGACGAGAGGCTGGTGCAGGGCCTTTGTGCGCTGCTGCTCGGCATCTGTATCTATCATAACGATAACTCACTGGAAAACTACACCAA GGAGAAGCTAAAGCAGCTGATTGAGAAGCGCATCGGAAAGGAGAACTTTGTGGAGAAGCTGGGCTTCATCACCAAACATGAACTGTATTCGCGGGCGGCCCTAAAGCCGCAGCCCGTCTTCCCGTCGCCGGAGCAGATGCTGTTCGACCACGAGTTCACCAAGCTGGTCAAAGACCTGGAAG GGGTGATCACCAAAGCGGTTCACAAGTCCACCGAGGAGGacaaaaaggaggaagaggtgAAGAAGACGTTGGAGCAGCACGACAACATCGTAACTCGATACAAGGAGCTGATCAGAGAACAG GATGCTCAGAtccaggagctgaaggagcaggTAGCAGCTCTGTCCTCCCAGCACGAGCAGATGCAGGCCACTGTCGCACAGCAGCTATCCCAGATCCAGCAGCACAAAGACCAGTACAACATCCTGAAGCTGAAACTAG GTAAGGAGAGTCCGAGTCAGGGGGACGGCTCCCAGCAGAACGGACTGCAGACCGAGGAGCTCTCTCAGCTCAGAGAGGAGCTGGACGAGCTCCGCAAGCAGCACGCAGTCCTGCAGACGCAACTCGCCGAGCGAGACGCACTAATCACCACCCTG CAGTCGAGCTCCCAGACGACAGAGAGCCCGGCAGGAGGATCAGACaacacagagctgctgcag gagctggaggcTTTACGGAGTCAGGTTCAGTCCCAGTCGTCAGAAATCAGTCATCTAAAGACGGAGAGGCAGGAGCTGCTCACAAGAGCAGAAGCTGAG CCATCTGACACGGCGCCCCCCAGCGCTTCAGCAGAACTGGAGAGCAGACTGGCAGCACAGACATCTGAGACGGAGAAGATGAAG AGGAGCGTGGCTgagctggagcagcagctggcTGCTTCCACGAGCACGGCGGCCATCCTgcagacagaaaaggaaaagctgCAGTCCGAGGTCCAGGAGTCCAAGAAGGAGCAGGACGACTTGCTGATGCTGCTGGCGGACCAGGACCAGAAGATCCACAGCCTCAAGAAGAGACTCAAGGACCTGGGAGAAACG GTGGAAGATGAAGACGACCTCGACACCAAGGACCAGACGTCAGATGATGAtgacgaggaggaggatgaagatgataaataa